Proteins encoded by one window of Zerene cesonia ecotype Mississippi chromosome 8, Zerene_cesonia_1.1, whole genome shotgun sequence:
- the LOC119828461 gene encoding complex I intermediate-associated protein 30, mitochondrial: MMALYKQFQRKVMFCQRQYSMFIKTFDTHLHLQKYPHVLKLQERALFWEGDRKGGYNTKDMLGNLSYIQHIKNGFQELKCELKLFAKEVKEYIATDPLIYARPGETDLIWCFDKPEVLDKFVTTSDSDHNEGFSTCKLEMSPAGRVNFHGYLDTRIPKDGRVKRAGYCSIRSKRIRKSFKRESTFDWNIYNTLVIKVRGDGRSYLLNISCEGYYDITWNDIYHYVLYTRGGPYWQIAKIPFSKFVLGSKGRLQDKQTRMRLDKVTHFGIACGDKIDGAFNLEIEYVGLEYDPTHEEEFAYEMYKTEKFIVGV, from the exons ATGATGGctctttataaacaatttcagCGTAAGGTCATGTTTTGTCAGCGACAGTATTCTAtgtttatcaaaacatttgatacacatttacatttacaaaagTATCCgcatgtattaaaattacaagaaCGCGCGCTTTTTTGGGAAGGTGACAGAAAAGGTGGCTATAACACTAAGGATATGCTTGgtaatttatcatatatacaacatataaaaaatggttttcAAGAATTGAAATGcgagttaaaattatttgcaaaaGAAGTTAAAGAATATATTGCGACTGATCCTCTAATTTATGCTAGGCCTG GTGAAACCGATTTAATTTGGTGTTTTGATAAACCGGAAGTGCTCGACAAATTTGTAACAACTTCCGATAGCGACCATAACGAAGGATTCAGTACATGCAAATTGGAAATGAGTCCCGCCGGTAGAGTAAATTTTCACGGGTATTTAGATACAAGAATTCCAAAAGATGGTCGAGTCAAAAGAGCTGGTTATTGTTCTATACGATCTAAAAGAATAAGG AAATCGTTTAAGCGAGAGTCTACATTTGATTggaatatttacaatacattagTTATTAAAGTACGAGGAGATGGTagatcatatttattaaatatatcatgtgAGGGATATTACGATATAACTTGGAATGATATTTATCACTATGTATTGTACACTAGAGGTGGACCGTATTGGCAAATTGCTAAG ATTCCATTTTCAAAGTTTGTGTTGGGGTCAAAAGGAAGGCTccaagataaacaaacaagaaTGCGGCTTGATAAGGTAACACACTTTGGAATTGCATGTGGCGATAAAATTGATGGAGCATTTAATCTGGAAATTGAGTACGTAG GTTTAGAGTACGACCCAACTCACGAAGAAGAATTTGCatatgaaatgtataaaacggaaaaatttattgtaggagtgtaa
- the LOC119828581 gene encoding transforming acidic coiled-coil-containing protein 3-like — protein sequence MSGTEQNILNSMQQLSVQSSNSGPTEKPTQVVTPAVNRSQPASKVTPVKPTISPAIATIDRLLSLGTPIPPPPPVIQRTADMDPHTVEQLRAVKEMLTSQEEEAQSLREINRELKERLEECETKIKKLTEQNEEYAEKEKALSQRVAEKVRNNKQMSVVMEEYERTISSLIGEREAEAKRWTEERVTLLRERDEAAAHLASMEHAFNDVHTKYERCKVIIQGYKGNEETLKRTVEDNNDAIQKLEARYETLRQHAMQQLNKANAELDSVKKAHQAEILKLNAMLKKSEVHASSLQESLAQKIKDNEELTAICDELINKVG from the coding sequence ATGTCAGGTACCGAGCAAAATATATTGAACTCAATGCAACAATTGTCTGTACAATCAAGTAACAGTGGTCCTACTGAGAAACCTACTCAAGTAGTTACACCTGCTGTTAATAGAAGTCAACCTGCATCTAAAGTGACTCCTGTTAAGCCAACAATTTCTCCGGCCATTGCTACTATTGATAGATTATTAAGTTTAGGCACACCAATACCACCACCGCCTCCCGTTATACAACGCACGGCCGATATGGATCCTCACACAGTTGAGCAGTTAAGAGCTGTAAAAGAAATGCTCACCTCTCAAGAGGAAGAGGCTCAAAGTCTACGAGAAATTAATCGGGAGCTTAAGGAACGTTTAGAAGAATgtgaaactaaaattaaaaaattgactGAACAAAACGAGGAATATGCAGAAAAAGAAAAGGCTCTGTCTCAAAGAGTTGCAGAAAAAGTTcgtaacaataaacaaatgagTGTTGTTATGGAGGAGTATGAAAGAACTATCTCTTCTCTTATTGGTGAAAGGGAAGCTGAGGCTAAACGATGGACTGAAGAAAGAGTGACATTATTAAGGGAACGAGATGAAGCTGCTGCACATTTAGCTTCTATGGAACATGCATTCAATGATGTTCACACTAAATATGAAAGATGTAAAGTAATTATACAAGGTTACAAAGGCAATGAAGAAACTTTGAAGCGAACTGTGGAGGATAATAATGATGCTATTCAAAAACTGGAAGCCAGATATGAGACTCTAAGGCAACATGCTATGCAACAATTGAACAAAGCTAATGCAGAGTTAGACTCAGTTAAGAAAGCACATCAAGCAGAAATCTTGAAATTAAACGCTATGTTGAAGAAAAGTGAAGTACATGCATCATCTTTACAAGAATCTTTGGcacagaaaataaaagataatgaaGAACTTACAGCTATCTGTGATGAATTGATTAACAAGGTTGGTTAA
- the LOC119828460 gene encoding myosin-7-like yields the protein MLSSKASTITSDESFITPVSSMGDLMALSPKKSDDFLDISHMTNDILTGTDFDSICDETMREIPAYDNNMFIDATSLDYLDKCAESNRNPNFLDRGKESLYVKFDPLYAQKQQFLEPYQAEIQADSLEYDVGYETSSSTSILTDNMTGKADNTFNAGAVQNKCGKDKPMQVVSPVVSCEIPKNTAAQTKPTPVLVRSVSAILTPTQVATDRLISISGNTPPVAAPRSPRLKHYGAQENDRLQSLRAILQNQDHEVLQLRQENRELRSSLQDLEHNFARYKEDMELKLKKLTEDKINLLDKEIKLTQQINDKELNNKKMCIVMEEYEKTISTLIGEQQQEKVQYLESLDKLVKERDQAVKHLNNMESSFNDLLTKYEKCKSVVLEAKDRENIFNKKIADYEIGLQKYEALYNNLKQTTSDSLEKANETLENLKKNHSVEITKMNATMKKHEIMISSLQESLAQKTRDNEELTRICDQLINEVR from the coding sequence ATGTTGTCATCAAAGGCAAGTACAATTACTTCAGACGAAAGTTTTATCACTCCTGTTTCATCCATGGGAGATTTAATGGCTTTATCACCTAAGAAGTCGGACGATTTTTTAGATATCTCGCATATGACAAATGATATACTAACTGGTACAGATTTTGACAGTATATGTGATGAAACAATGCGAGAAATACCTGcgtatgataataatatgttcatCGATGCAACCAGCTTGGATTATTTAGACAAGTGTGCTGAATCAAATCGTAACCCAAACTTTTTGGACAGAGGAAAAGAGAGTCTCTATGTAAAATTTGACCCTTTGTATGCTCAGAAACAGCAGTTTCTTGAACCTTACCAAGCTGAGATTCAAGCTGATTCATTAGAATATGATGTTGGCTATGAGACGAGCAGCTCAACTTCAATTTTAACAGACAATATGACGGGTAAAGCTGATAACACATTTAATGCAGGAGCAGTTCAAAACAAGTGTGGAAAAGATAAACCAATGCAAGTTGTCTCACCTGTGGTAAGCTGCGAAATACCTAAAAACACTGCAGCACAAACAAAACCAACCCCGGTGCTTGTACGTAGTGTCTCTGCAATTTTAACACCCACTCAGGTTGCAACTGATAGACTAATAAGTATATCAGGTAATACACCACCAGTAGCAGCTCCTAGGAGTCCCAGACTAAAGCATTATGGGGCACAAGAAAATGATCGGCTTCAATCTCTAAGAGCCATTCTTCAAAATCAAGATCATGAGGTTTTACAGCTAAGACAGGAAAATAGAGAACTTAGATCATCATTACAAGACTTGGAACATAACTTTGCTCGATACAAAGAAGACATGGAACTTAAATTGAAGAAATTAACTGAAGACAAAATCAACTTACTggacaaagaaataaaattgactcaacaaataaatgataaagaaTTGAATAACAAGAAAATGTGTATTGTCATGGAGGAATATGAAAAAACTATTTCGACCTTAATCGGAGAACAACAGCAAGAGAAGGTACAATATCTTGAGTCATTGGATAAATTGGTTAAAGAGAGGGACCAAGCTGTAAAACATCTGAATAATATGGAATCTTCCTTTAATGATCTTCTCACTAAATATGAGAAATGTAAAAGTGTTGTATTAGAAGCTAAAGATAGAGAAAatatctttaacaaaaaaattgctgATTATGAAATTGGATTACAGAAGTATGAGGCCTTGTACAACAACCTAAAACAAACTACATCTGATAGTTTGGAGAAAGCAAATGAAacattagaaaatttaaaaaagaatcatagtGTTGAAATTACGAAAATGAATGCAACAAtgaaaaaacatgaaattatGATATCATCTTTACAAGAGTCACTGGCGCAAAAAACAAGAGATAATGAAGAACTTACCAGAATATGTGATCAACTAATAAATGAAGTtcgttga